A window of Synergistes jonesii genomic DNA:
TGACACCGGAAAGAAAAGCGCTTATTCAGAGTCTCCTTTCCCACTACAAACCGGAAGACGCCCAGGACGTACAGGCTATGCTGAGGGATCTTCTCGGAGATACGATCCAGCAGATGCTGGAAGCCGAGATGGATGACCATCTCGGTTACAGCAAATATGACTACAAGAACAAGCATACAGATGACAGCCGCAACGGCTACAGCCCTAAAACAGTCACCTCTTCGGCCGGAGATATCCCGATCGACGTCCCCAGAGACCGCAAGGGTGACTTCGAACCGCAGTCAGTCAAAAAGAACCAGACCGATATCTCAAATATAGAGGATCAGGTCCTGTCCATGTATGCAAAAGGCATGACGACCCGGGATATCTCGGCTCACCTGCAGTCTATCTACGGTGTGGATGCCTCTGCTGAAATGATTTCGCGAATGACGGATCGAATTCTGCCGATTGCCAAAGAATGGCAGAACCGGCCGCTGGCCAAAAAGTATGCAGTCGTCTTTATGGACGCCGTGCATTTCAATGTGAGGCAGGACGGCCGAACCGTCAAGAAAGCCGTTTATGTTGCTATTGGGACAAGACTGGACGGGCATCGTGAAGTCCTTGGCCTGTGGGTCGGCGGAAATGAGAGCGCCAAGTACTGGGTCGGTGTCCTTAACGAGATCCGTAATCGCGGCACCGAAGATATTTTCATTATCTCCGTCGACGGCCTGACAGGCTTTGCAGATGCGATAAGCGCCGTATATCCCAAGGCCGAAATCCAGCGCTGCATTGTCCATCAGATCCGTTACACGACAAAATTCGTCTCTTACAAGGACATTAAGGCTTTTATGAATGATTTGAAGGGTGTCTATCAGGCTCCTACACTGGAGCAGGCCGAGGAAGGGCTTGACAGACTTGAAGAGAAGTGGGGCTCGAAATACCCGTCTTCGGTAGCGAGCTGGCGGAACAACTGGCCTCAGTTATCCGCTTATTTCAAGTATCCCTATGAGCTGCGCCGGATGATCTATACGACAAACCAGATCGAGAACTACAACCGGCAGCTCAGGAAAGTGACAAAAACACGTACGATCTTCCCCTCAGACGACGCCCTTTTCAAGCTCCTTTATCTTGCGACGATGGACATCACTGAAAAGTGGACCGGCAGGGACAGGGACTGGAGTAAAATTCTGTCACAGCTGTGCATTTACTTTGAGGAACGCATAGAACCCGGAGATCTGGAATAGCCCTAAACGCCTATAAGAAAAGTCCGGGCTGCAGTCCATTGACAGCCCGGATAGCGTATGTCATTATGGTGATACTGAAGCAGTAACGGTAACCCTTTGATGTCTTACATCGATCCAGGGGCAAGGGGTTTACACAGAATAAGTTACACTACCAAATTGGCCTACTAAACTTGGGGTAGACATCGCTTAATTAGAGTCTGTTCACATTAAATTGCATCTACGATCATAGCAAAGTAGATGAACCCACAGAACAGCACGTCAAGCTTATCGTAACGGGTAAATATTTTCCGAAACCGCTTAAGACGCAAGAAATATCGCTCTATCTCATTGCGTTGCTTATATCTCTCCCTATCATACTCCCATGGATCTTTGCGGTTCGATTTTGGAGGAACAACCGGAAAATATCCCTTCTCCATCGTTTTTCTCCGCATATTCTCTCCCTCA
This region includes:
- a CDS encoding IS256 family transposase; the encoded protein is MARQRKLTPERKALIQSLLSHYKPEDAQDVQAMLRDLLGDTIQQMLEAEMDDHLGYSKYDYKNKHTDDSRNGYSPKTVTSSAGDIPIDVPRDRKGDFEPQSVKKNQTDISNIEDQVLSMYAKGMTTRDISAHLQSIYGVDASAEMISRMTDRILPIAKEWQNRPLAKKYAVVFMDAVHFNVRQDGRTVKKAVYVAIGTRLDGHREVLGLWVGGNESAKYWVGVLNEIRNRGTEDIFIISVDGLTGFADAISAVYPKAEIQRCIVHQIRYTTKFVSYKDIKAFMNDLKGVYQAPTLEQAEEGLDRLEEKWGSKYPSSVASWRNNWPQLSAYFKYPYELRRMIYTTNQIENYNRQLRKVTKTRTIFPSDDALFKLLYLATMDITEKWTGRDRDWSKILSQLCIYFEERIEPGDLE